One genomic window of Channa argus isolate prfri chromosome 5, Channa argus male v1.0, whole genome shotgun sequence includes the following:
- the abraa gene encoding actin-binding Rho-activating protein, whose translation MGSWGTTAISPQEPQGFRRAVQKIKCAAMVANLAKSWQGWASEHADKQDATPRGWMPSSVEEEPKKECNHVDKLHVAPRGVTADAADTSGSKIRTCSVTKTVQPKRIGCSNSDLVNAIRGKIEASPAESKPFLRNESPTRRRQMRALQSTEGGGGWIQDRKLMLQEKKLGSRSSSVDTEDSGLGEEAALSDNSESRSEQSDIWPVKQSNRPKIKIATMGDIRSRWQQWSEQHTEGQKLNPFSEDFDYEYAMAQRLRKGDSGYGRPKDGSKTAERGDRAQRHIHREMEEMVWIIRDMGFRDKEGSTAIAFGRLFDRYVKISDKVVGILLRCRKHKMLDFEGEMLWKGQDDDVIITLRD comes from the exons ATGGGTAGTTGGGGGACCACTGCAATTTCACCACAGGAGCCTCAAGGTTTCAGGCGGGCTGTGCAGAAGATAAAATGTGCTGCTATGGTGGCTAACCTAGCCAAGAGCTGGCAAGGTTGGGCCAGTGAGCATGCAGACAAGCAGGATGCCACCCCCCGAGGCTGGATGCCTTCATCTGTTGAGGAGGAACCTAAAAAAGAGTGCAATCACGTGGACAAACTTCATGTCGCCCCACGTGGAGTCACAGCAGATGCAGCTGACACTAGCGGGAGTAAGATCAGGACCTGTTCCGTCACCAAGACGGTCCAACCAAAACGCATCGGATGCAGCAACAGCGATTTGGTCAACGCCATCCGAGGCAAGATCGAGGCATCTCCCGCAGAGAGCAAGCCATTCCTGCGAAACGAGTCACCGACACGGCGGCGCCAGATGAGGGCGCTACAGAGcacagaaggaggaggtgggtgGATCCAAGACAGGAAACTGATGCTCCAGGAGAAAAAGCTGGGGTCGAGGAGTAGCAGTGTGGACACGGAGGACAGCGGCCTGGGAGAGGAGGCAGCGCTCAGCGACAATAGTGAATCCAGAAGTGAGCAGAGTGACATCTGGCCCGTGAAACAAAGCAACAGGCCCAAG ATTAAAATCGCAACTATGGGCGACATCAGAAGCCGCTGGCAGCAATGGTCCGAACAGCACACCGAGGGCCAGAAGCTCAACCCTTTCAGCGAAGACTTTGACTACGAGTACGCCATGGCCCAGCGCCTCCGTAAGGGTGACTCCGGCTACGGTCGCCCCAAAGACGGTTCCAAGACGGCCGAGAGGGGCGACAGGGCCCAGAGGCACATCCACAGGGAGATGGAGGAGATGGTGTGGATTATTAGAGACATGGGTTTCAGGGATAAAGAGGGGAGTACTGCCATCGCCTTTGGCCGGCTTTTCGACCGCTACGTGAAGATCTCGGATAAGGTGGTGGGCATCCTGCTGCGCTGCCGCAAACACAAGATGCTGGACTTTGAGGGTGAGATGCTGTGGAAGGGACAGGATGATGATGTGATCATTACATTAAGGGACTGA
- the lsm3 gene encoding snRNA-associated Sm-like protein LSm3, producing MADEVEQQPTTNTVEEPLDLIRLSLDERIYVKMRNDRELRGRLHAYDQHLNMILGDVEETVTTVEIDEETYEELYKSTKRNIPMLFVRGDGVVLVAPPLRVG from the exons ATGGCGGACGAAGTTGAACAG CAACCGACTACCAACACGGTCGAGGAGCCGCTCGACCTGATCAGACTCAGCCTAGATGAGAGGATCTATGTCAAGATGAGGAATGACCGGGAGCTCCGTGGCCGACTGCAT GCCTACGATCAGCACCTTAACATGATCCTGGGGGACGTGGAGGAGACTGTGACGACAGTGGAGATAGACGAGGAGACGTATGAAGAACTTTACAAG tcaaccAAGAGGAACATTCCCATGTTGTTCGTCAGAGGAGATGGTGTTGTCCTCGTAGCTCCCCCTCTCCGGGTGGGCTAA